In Desulfovibrio aminophilus DSM 12254, the DNA window TTTTGGCGCTCATGGCGAGGCTCCTAGTGGTAGTCCTGATAGTTCACAACGTGGGCGTCTCCGTTCTCGAAGCGGAAGGTCAGCCGCCAGTTGCCGGACACCTTCACGGACCAATGCCCGGAAAGCGCACCCTTCA includes these proteins:
- a CDS encoding type II toxin-antitoxin system RelE/ParE family toxin, with amino-acid sequence KGALSGHWSVKVSGNWRLTFRFENGDAHVVNYQDYH